A segment of the Cohnella algarum genome:
GAAGGCACGGTCAAGACATGGCTGCATAAGGCGCTGAAAGAGTTAAAGCGGATGTGCGGCCGGGAAGGAGGCGGCTATGCCGGACGATAAGCGATGGGATCGCGAGAATGGGGAAGGTTCGGCGGACAGCGCGGAAGAAAACGGGCGGCAGAATCCGGCCGATCCGACGGTTTACGTTAATGCGAGGTTAACGCCGGAGTGGACGGATAAGGCGAATTCCGCGCCCGACAGCGTCGACCGTGCCATTCTGCAAGGAATCGAGCGGGGGAAAAAGCTCAAGAGCCGGCGCGCCGGCAAGCGGAGAAAACGGATGGCGGCAAGCGCGGCTACCGTGCTGCTGGTCGCCGCCTGCCTGTTTACGATCCGCGTGTCGCCCGTTTTCGCCGCGATCGTGCGGGAAATTCCGGGGATGGAAGCGTTCGTCGATCTGATCGGAGGCTGGAACGACAAAGGGCTTGAGCTGGCGATGGACGCCGACTTGATGCAGCCGATCGGCTTGTCCGACGAGAAGAACGGCATCAAGCTGACCGTTCGGGGCATTATCGCCGACGATCAGCGGCTCGTCATTTTTTATGAAATCAGGGCCGAAGGAGAAGGGGAGCGGGTCGTTCGCCTGTTGGAGCCCAACCTGTCCCGAGCGAACGGAGAATCTCTTGAAGCGATGATCGCGTACGGTTCCCTCGACGAAAAGGAGCAGGAGGATTACGCGAAAGGAGTTCTCCGCGGCGTGATCGATGCCCAATTGCAGGAAGGTTCCGCCATGCCGGAAGAGGCGGTTTTCGCTCCGGAGGTCATCGTCGTTCCTTACGACGGTTTGCAGAAGCGTCTCGTTCGGGCCGGACTGGAGCCGACCGCGGAAGAGGATGCGGAAGGAACCCGGCTTAGCGTGAGGTTTCCGATCGATCGCGAAAAATTCGCCGGCTTGACCCGAAACTACGAACTGAACGAGACGATCGTCGCCGAAGGGCAGAAAATCACGTTCGCGAGCGCGACCGTTTCGCCATTGCGGGTTTACGTACAGCTTGATTACGAGGAATCGAACGCCAAGCGGATTACGGGACCGGGAGATATTCGGCTTCTCGACGAAAACGGCACGGAGTGGCAGTACAAGGGAGGCTTCGGGCAGGACCGGATCTATTTCGAAAGTCCCTACTACCGGCAGCCGAAGGAGCTTTACCTGGAAGGCTCCTGGTTTCGGGCGCTCGATAAGAACAAGTCGAAGCTCGTTATCGATACGGAACGGAAAAAGTTGATTCAGGCGCCGGACGAAAATGTGCAGCTTTCAGGCATATCGGAGACGGGGAACCGCTTGAATATCGGGTTGACGCTAAACAAGACATTGCCCGAGGACAACATGATTTACGGACTGCTTCTGAACGATACGTTTACGGACGCTTCCGGCGCCGAATACTCAAGCGTGAACCGCTCCGGCAGTTTCGCTTCGTTCACGTCCGGCGAGCCTTCGAAACAATCCGTCTCCTTCAACATCGAAAACGAGCTTTACGCGCAGCCGTTAACGTTCGACATTTACGATTATCCGAATTACATTTCGCAGCCTTACCGGATCCAGATCGCGGGCCCGAGCAAACCGTGATGCGTACCGCCGTGAGCCGAAGGCCTAAACGGCATTTCTCCCGCTTGACTTTGAGGCGGATCCGGTTGATCGCAAAAAAAAGCATCTCGACGGCGCGGGGCAACCGGTGGTAACATTATCCATAGTTTGTTCGATGAAAAGAGCCTGCAAGGGCTCTTTTTTGCACTGTCGACAGCCGGTCCTTATTTCAAGCGGGCCGACCGAAGGGGGAATCGCTATGCTCGCGCGGCTTCGACCGCCCGCTCCGCTGCGCTTTCGCAGCATTCAAACGAAGCTTACGTTCTGGTTCTCGCTCGTCATGCTCGTTACCATTACGTCAGTCGGCTTCGTCTATTACTGGACGATGATTCGCGAAATCAAAGCGCAGGCGCTGTTTTTGAGCGAAAATACGGTGGATCAAATGAACCGAAGCGTCGGCTTTTTTCTGGACAACGCGGAACGGCTGTCTCTGTCGATCTTCGGCGATCCGAGCGTCCAGCGCATTTTGCGCGCGAAAAGCGGCGACTCGGAAAGCGACCGGCAAAGCGACACGAACGAGATGAACTACCGCCTTCTCAGCTACGCCTCGCCCTGGAATCAGGTGCAGGGCATTTACGTTTTTTCCACGGACGGCCGCCTGTACTATGCATCCAAAGAAAAAAGCCCGCGCCTCCACTACAAGCTCGCAGAGGAGCCCTGGTACGGATTGATCGCCAACGGCGAATTGAAAGCGCTTGAAATCTGGCCGTCCGGACCGGAGACGACCGTCTTCGGCAAGTCGGAAACCGTGTTTTCGCTCATTCGCCCGATCAACGATTTTCCGGTTCCGAGCGTGCTCGGCTATCTCAAAATCGACATCAAGGCCCAAAGCCTCGACTATGCCCTCGGCCAGGAAGAATCCGGCTTGCGGTCGTTTTCGCATTTTTATATCGCGGACCGGAACGGCCACGTCATCTACGATGCTGAAGGCGCCGCGACCGGCCGCGCGATGCCGGAGCTTGCGGCGTATGCCGGCGCCGGGCTTCGTTCCGGGGAAACGGAGTGGGCCGGGGAGCGCTCGCTGTTTGTCACCCGCCCGGTGAACGGGGCCGATTGGCAGATGGTTGCGTTCGTTCCGTACGACAGCGTTGTCGGCAAAATCAAGCAAACGCGCAACGTTACGCTGCTGATCGCCGCGGCGGCGCTGCTGGCCGTCATCGTCGTCTCCTACATGATCTCGACCGGCATTACCCGGCCGCTGCGGCTGCTCATGCGGAACATGCAGAAGGTGGAGATGGGGAATTTCAAGGTGCGGTTAAGGCCCGAACGGAACGACGAGGTGGGGCACCTCGGCCAAATGTTCAATGAGATGGTCCAAAACCTGGACGTGCTGATCAAGGAGGCGTACGAATCGAAGCTCCGCGAAAAGGATACCCGGCTGCTGGCGCTACAGGCGCAAATCAACCCGCACTTTTTGTTCAACACGCTCAACATGATCAAGGCGATCGGCCGCAAGCGCGAAGCGCCGGAAATCGTCGGCGTCGTGCGCTGAGAAAGGCGGCCGAGTGCCCCCCGGACGTCGTCGTGACCGATATCCGGATGCCGGGGCTCGACGGGCTGGAAACGATCGAGCGGCTGCTGGCGTCGGACGAAGGCGTCGTTTGCCTCATCCTGAGCGGATATGACGAATTTCAATATGCCCGAACGGGCCTGCGGCTTGGCGTCAAGGATTTTTTGCTGAAGCCGGTTCCGACGGAAACGCTGCTCGCCAGCGCGGAGCAGGCGCTGCGCGAGCGGGAGGAACGATTGCGTTTCCGGAGACGGAGCGAAGACGCCGCCTGGGTGGACGCGATGACGGGGGCTTCTTCCCCCGCCGAGCGAAGCCGGCTGCTCCCGGAAGGCAGCTGGAGCACGCTGTGGCTGCTGCTGGAAAATTGGGACGGCCCGCGCGCATGGCCGGACCGCGACATCCGGGAGCTGGAAGCGGAGGCTGCCGCGCTCGCGGGCGGCTCGGCGCGCCTGCTTCGCGTGGAGCCGCGGCTGCTCGCGGCGGTTTGGCCGGCGGCGGAGAAGGGGAAAGCGCAGGCCGCGCGGACGGCGGCGGAGCTCCACCGGCGGGCCGGACGGACCGGGACGGCGCACGGGGCGTTCGTCGCGGAGCGGGGGAACGGCGATGTGCTGCGGCCCGCCTACTTGCGCGCCATGAAGATGCTGGAGGAGACGCTTGCGATCGGCCATCCGACGTTTGCGGGGGCCGGGGGCGAGGGAACGCAAGCCGCGAGCGACTGGAGCGGCTTCTGGGACGCGGCTCGGCTGATCGAAGCGTATGTGCGGAACGGAAGCCGGGCCGAAACGAGCAAGGGAATCGACAAGCTGCTGAAGGCGCTGCACGAGCGGAAGGCGACGGCGCGCGAGGCGAAGACCCAACTGGTGAATTTGTTTTATGCGCTTCAATACAACTTGGCTTCGACCGCTTCGAACGCGGGCGTTGCCCAGGCCATGGATACGGAATCGCTGAACGGCCCTTTGCGCCGCGCCGTCCGATATGCGGAGCTGAAGCCCTGGCTGGAGGGATGGATTTCGACGCTGATGGAGCGGGAGGGCGGGCGGCCGACGGCCGACACGCGC
Coding sequences within it:
- a CDS encoding DUF4179 domain-containing protein; the encoded protein is MPDDKRWDRENGEGSADSAEENGRQNPADPTVYVNARLTPEWTDKANSAPDSVDRAILQGIERGKKLKSRRAGKRRKRMAASAATVLLVAACLFTIRVSPVFAAIVREIPGMEAFVDLIGGWNDKGLELAMDADLMQPIGLSDEKNGIKLTVRGIIADDQRLVIFYEIRAEGEGERVVRLLEPNLSRANGESLEAMIAYGSLDEKEQEDYAKGVLRGVIDAQLQEGSAMPEEAVFAPEVIVVPYDGLQKRLVRAGLEPTAEEDAEGTRLSVRFPIDREKFAGLTRNYELNETIVAEGQKITFASATVSPLRVYVQLDYEESNAKRITGPGDIRLLDENGTEWQYKGGFGQDRIYFESPYYRQPKELYLEGSWFRALDKNKSKLVIDTERKKLIQAPDENVQLSGISETGNRLNIGLTLNKTLPEDNMIYGLLLNDTFTDASGAEYSSVNRSGSFASFTSGEPSKQSVSFNIENELYAQPLTFDIYDYPNYISQPYRIQIAGPSKP
- a CDS encoding cache domain-containing sensor histidine kinase codes for the protein MLARLRPPAPLRFRSIQTKLTFWFSLVMLVTITSVGFVYYWTMIREIKAQALFLSENTVDQMNRSVGFFLDNAERLSLSIFGDPSVQRILRAKSGDSESDRQSDTNEMNYRLLSYASPWNQVQGIYVFSTDGRLYYASKEKSPRLHYKLAEEPWYGLIANGELKALEIWPSGPETTVFGKSETVFSLIRPINDFPVPSVLGYLKIDIKAQSLDYALGQEESGLRSFSHFYIADRNGHVIYDAEGAATGRAMPELAAYAGAGLRSGETEWAGERSLFVTRPVNGADWQMVAFVPYDSVVGKIKQTRNVTLLIAAAALLAVIVVSYMISTGITRPLRLLMRNMQKVEMGNFKVRLRPERNDEVGHLGQMFNEMVQNLDVLIKEAYESKLREKDTRLLALQAQINPHFLFNTLNMIKAIGRKREAPEIVGVVR
- a CDS encoding DNA-binding response regulator; its protein translation is MTDIRMPGLDGLETIERLLASDEGVVCLILSGYDEFQYARTGLRLGVKDFLLKPVPTETLLASAEQALREREERLRFRRRSEDAAWVDAMTGASSPAERSRLLPEGSWSTLWLLLENWDGPRAWPDRDIRELEAEAAALAGGSARLLRVEPRLLAAVWPAAEKGKAQAARTAAELHRRAGRTGTAHGAFVAERGNGDVLRPAYLRAMKMLEETLAIGHPTFAGAGGEGTQAASDWSGFWDAARLIEAYVRNGSRAETSKGIDKLLKALHERKATAREAKTQLVNLFYALQYNLASTASNAGVAQAMDTESLNGPLRRAVRYAELKPWLEGWISTLMEREGGRPTADTRHLVQQLIGQVKLHYGEGLSLQEFASRHHISVGHMSRLFKNETGVSFSDYLTDFRLEKARSLLLEDRLSLSEIGAMVGYEDPKYFSQLFKKKYGASPNKWRMEK